TGGGTCTATAATTATTTTACGTATCTAGACCTTGAATATTCGGAATTGGGGCAATATGCATTGTATTCAGGTAATCTGGAactttcctatcaaaaaaaaatcttttttactTTGTTCGTTAATGAGTTACCCACAGTAAGCCAGAATCTTTGGAAAAAACTAGCATGCAACCTATCTAGCCTAGGTGCCTTAAAAGGTTTAAGTGACCACAACACTGCCTTATCTCCTCCTCCGATGCCCCTCCACTGATACTGCATTTTTCCTCCTCCGATAACCTAGCCTGCTAAGGAGTAATCATAGGAGGAGGACAAGAAGCAATAGAGAAGGACGTGGTATAAATTGCACTATACCCACTTCTCACCAACTCTTTGATATCCTCCTCCTGGGAAAGCCACTCCCCCACTGAATCTTTGATTGCCATAATCTTGTTCCTCTTTCTTCTCACCAAAGTGGAGACATGATAAAAGGCCGTATTCCTATCTCCTTGAATCATCCAATTAACTCTAGATTTTAGAGCCTAGAGCTCCTCTTCCCGATTCAGTACAGTATCAAGATCCTTAAGGAAATCATTCTCAAGGTTAAGGAGGAAGGTCGAAGGCTTCACAGACATTGCTTTTTGAATACCATTCAACCTTGCCATAATGTTCCTTTTCCTTGCAAAGATGTTACCAAATTGCTCCTTATTCCACTTGGTTGCCTCTTTGGTAAAAGTCTTAATTGCCTTAGCCAAATCTGGCGTTTGTCTCCAAGCCTGCGAAACCATTCTGGGGAAGGTGCAATCCAAAAGCCAGCAGGTCTGAAACTTATACAAATTTTTCCTATTCTCATGCACTCTCGGCTACATTTCCATCAAAACGGGGCAGTGATTGGAATGACACCTCGTAAGATGAACAAATCTAGCTTCCAGGTACATCAAACACCATTGAGAGTTTACAAAAAACCTATCTATTCTTCCCTGAATTAGAGCCTAAACTTCCCTTTTGTTAGTCCAAGTAAACTGAGGACCCGAAAAGCCTATGTCAATCATACTACACCTATCCAAGCACTCCTTGAACTGAAATGATCTATTCACACTCACACCCCTTCCACCTAATTTATCATCCTCCATAAGCGATTCATTGAAGTCCCCCACCATGACCCAAGGCATATCATGAAGATTAGCCACTTTCATAAGATTGCTCCATAATACCTATCTTTCAGCATacctaggactagcataaatgGCAGTTAATAACCAACTAAGGTTAGAAGTTCATACCTTAACAACCACATGTATTTCCTGTTCTGTGTTTGCCAGCTGAGTAATTTCTACTCCATCTTCATTCTAGAGAAACCACAATCCACCCGCATAACCAATGGTGTCTGTATGTATGGCTCCATCAAACGGAATAGAGCAGTAATCTCCTTCGCCCTATCTCCCCTAATCCGAGTTTCCATCACTATTAAAATAGCTGGATATTGATTGCAGACTAGCTCTCTAACATGACTTTTAAAGGTGGGCTTCAACACACCCCTGTAGTTCCATATAATAATATTCATGATGAAAATGTGCTTAGGGGTGGGGCACTTATTAACAAGAGGTAGAGATTTTAACTCCTCCCTCGAGTTCCACCTAGTCGCTTCAGCATTTCCTTTGTTTGCCCTTCTCTAGGACACAGTGTCAGATTGTGCTGCAGGACTCCCATCTCCATTTCTTGTAACCAGACATGGAGACCGAAAACCAACGTGGCCTAAAAGACTAGTATTATTTTGGTCGTGTGGTTGCTCCCTATGAGGAAGGTGGAAATTGGTTTTCCCTCCAACATTCTTCGCTTTGACAGAGTCTTTATGGGATTCACTTCGCACAACATCGGAATTGATGAATTTAAGGTATGGATTCCCATACCAAATGCCAACCCTCCTCCGGCATCGACATATCCGATAGAAACTCCTACCATGGATTGCTCGCTTCCTTCCACACGGGATCCAACAATGGAAGTCCTCCCTCCTTTGCACCCACTTTGGTCAACGGAAAAATCAGCTTCCATGCTCTCCCAAGCTTGTGGTTGGACCATCCCCAGACCTGGGTCAGGTTCGCATGAATCTCGGCAAGCACCACCTTCGGTATCTTCACCACAGTACCCTATACATTGATGGCCCACCTTTGACCCTTCATTGGTAGtgagttgaagctttgtagaaGTTCTCTGCTCTAATCTTCCATCGATGAAAACTTGGTTAGGTAAGAAGGTGAAGAAAAAGAGCTTATCTGCAGCTTAAAGATTAGAAGTTCCCACAATGTTACTAACATCATTAATAGTTGCCCTAGAGtgtacaatttcttttttgcactTTACCGAGGCTTATTGATTGGGCTTAGTGACCGACACGGACTGTCCGGGCTGCTGTCCAATTTTCTCAAGCTTAGATGACTTTGGGCTTAAGCCCAAAGGCCTATAGGCCCTTAACCCACTCATATTCTCTATACCTTTAATGCGACTAGCAATCTGGGCTCCAGCCATAAACTTGGGTGGGAATAGCTCTCTTTTGGTCTCCTTTGAAGGCGTAGCATTGAGATTAACACTTATTGGCCCTTTGTTAACCCAATGATCCCTCTTAGCGCTTCGATGTGGCTGCCTCATCTGTTCATTCTGTTGACCATGTGGTCCCTTACTGGTCCTTTGGTTTCTTGCCCCACTCTTCCTTTGCGTTACCACTACCCATGGGCTGTACGTACTGTCTTGCACGTCCTCCTGAACGTTTTCATGCACGATTTCACTAAGCCCCTCTCCTGCCTTAGTGGCATCAGACCTACGAGAACTGCGTGACCGAGTATTACCTTCCTCTAGCTCCACCCTTTCTGCCTCCTTCAACGTCGTAACACAACAGATTAAATATGGACAATTTTCTCTCTTATGGCCCATTCTCCCACAATCAAAGCACTGCTTCTGAATGCCTTCATAGCACACTGGTTGCTCAAATTTCCCAATTCTGATTGCTGTGACCAGCGGCTTAGTGACATCAATCTGTATACACAACCTTGCAAATTTGCCTCTTGCCTTCGACTCGGTATATGTGTCCACCCTTAAAAACATTCTTGATGGCTTTCCGAATCTAATAGAGTGCTTCGACATTGTAGTACTCTATTGGTAGCTCATTGAGCCTTATCCAAACTGCTATCGAGGATACATTCACCGACGCTGGTCTAAATTCTGGTTCCCAAGGTCGAATGGAGAGGAAATGCTCACCAATAAACCATGGGCCCTTCTTCAGGACCGCTTCATGGTCTTCTTTGAGGGACAGTGTAGTAAGGAAGAACCCGTGGCCTAGATCGACATAGTCAAGTCTGCCTACTAGTTTCCATAGTGACAAAAGTCTAGATTGAAGGAAGTTAAATCCTATCGATTTACCGTATACCTTAACGATAAGTGCCCTTGCCCAAGGATTCCTAATATGTTGCTTGAACTCTTTCGAGAAATTCATAGCAACCAGTCCTTCCCTGAAGGCATTGACTTCGTCATTCGACTCAGCATCGTCCTCCATTAGGTCTCCGAAGTTAAAAGCTTGCGTGTAGGCACCAAGAATCTCACCCACTACCTTATCCTTAAAAGAAACGGCTCTACTCCACAGGCCCTGGGATTGGGTTGGAGATGATGGTCTTGAATCTTGGCTATCACTAAAATCTACATGATTCACATCCTTAACCTTCTTCTTGTTGCATGCTAGTTCCTCCTATTCTTCATGCGAGAGAGAACGAGAGGGAGAGCTAGGCGACATCATCACACGAATAGTTTGAACTAGTGAACCCTTTGTTATTTCACCTCCTTCAAAATCTTAGAATACTAAGATGAATAAATATAATAGCATAAGCAACCTACTCTGTGCCAAACTTCCATTTTGCCTTAATTGTTACTGTCACATACTTTACATATTCTTACTTGGCCCTTCACGAGGTAGAAATGCTAGAGACGTAActcttttctaattttattacAAGTTACTAAGTTAGCAAATTGCAATCAAGTGAGGTTCATATATACGAtaactttatgttttttttttttttttttttgtatgagtTGGATTTCAGATTTAAAAAATGGGCCATATTTATGGgcttttagaaaatataatatatgggcttttagaaaacataatatttttgaaaagaaaaaattttggagtGGCAAGGCTTGGCCCGCAAGGCCTATAGGGTCGGGTTTGGGGCAATAAAAAAAACCTGTTTAGTTAAGAGGTCAAGTTTGGATTATAGGGGCAGGTTTCGGGTTGGGTTCAGGTATAAAGAAACCTGCCCCAAACTCGACCTGTTGTTATTTCTAATGATAACCTAATGGTAATAACATCATATCTATGTTTCAGCAATTCAACCTACCCCCCTCCTTCCTTGCAATTTACCTATCacaaggagaaaagaaaaaaaaaacaaagttttgacCAAGTTGTGCTTGGTGCAACTAAGGTTGTTAAAATTGGTATTTTAACTCCAATCGAAAAGAGGGCCTACAAGATTGAATGAGAAGATTAGATTGAGATTGTAAGAATTTATggaatttaaaaattaagtatgaTTTATAAAGAATTGAAGGATCATTTGACATGGTCAAATTAGACAAGTCATAAAAATACTCAAACACAGATaatgcgaaaaaaaaaaaagaataaagaaaaaaaaaagaatgatccTTCAATTCATCCTTGTCTTTTAGTTAAATGTGAAATCAAGCCCCTAGTATGAAGTTCTATGAATTGGTACtgtgtttagactttagagtcAAGTAATTAAAGCTAGTCATATTTTCCACCATATTCCAATCCCAAACCTGTCCCAAGTCTTCCTAACCATTGATAGACTCTCACGTCCCCATTTAACAACCAAAAGACcaagaagaatatatataaagtacTTATTTACCTACTCCCTTTTATACTTCCACTATTTTCTTGGTCTTCATTGTCACTATCCTTGCCCTAACTTTTTAAATTACACTATAGTCGCATTGAAAAGAAGTGTAGTATACTATAGCTGGAAGCTTCCTGCCTATTTTTATATGcacaatttctaaaaataaagaaaaagttagTGCAGTGTTGGCTTGGCTGTGTAGCGTGCTAGCTGCTATGTATGTTTCTATGCAAGTCATATTTTACTGCCCAGaatacctttttctttttgaagttcAGCCTTAGAAAAGCctaccttttattttctttcttaataaaGCCAATTAGCGTAGCTATCCAGGGATTAAGTTAGCACATGCAAGAACAAGAATGCTATTATAACTATtaaagaaccttttttttttcttttttttaaagttattagAGGTCTTGGCCCAGTGGTAttagaaatatataagtttGTACTTCTGGAATATTGTTTAGCACTAGTGAACAAATTTAGAATCTAAATACATGTATGttaggtttgtttgtttgtttgttttatttaaccCTCTTAAAtaattatgttttatatataattattaattaagctcttttttttttttttttgatgggattaATTAAGCTCGTTAAGTAGTGATAGAATACACAATGTTTCAATGAAATCAACGTCAAATCAATTCTAAGATTTAGGGATAGACAACAATTTTATAGAAGACAGGAGGAAATTGGTGAGGAATCTTCCACGAGGAAGATTTTGTAATTCAATATACCTTTACGTACCCTGGATGGATGTAACTGTGTTTTTGGCTAATGATGCTGTAATATGTACCATTTTTGGGAGATATCGATGATAATGATGGTCTTGGTTAAAACAATGCCacatttacccaaaaataacGAAATCGATTTGATAAATAATGCCCAATGAAATTGGTCAAGAAGTTTCCTAGGACTTGACGCGagagaaataacaaaaaactgAAGGATCCAAATCCCTGGATTATTCCACCTGAcctatgcttttatttttatttttgattttattaaagGTTGTGTAAGTTGTTTCGTGAGAGTCGAGTCAAGACTTAGAGTTAGGGGCTAGCTCTGTTGCTCGTTGTGTGCAGGGGTGGCAAAATAAGCTCAAATTCATTTGCCCATTTATATCCACCAACTCTAATTAAATCCAAACCCACCtaattattagttgggttaaatgggcatcaaccAAATTGGACCCAGTAATTatggttttaactaaaaacccattgaaccccatttaaccaaaaaacaatacacccaaattcaacccagcacttcccacaaaaaaaaagataaaagaaaaaaagaaaagaaaagaaacctaGCCCTCAGAGTCTCAGATGTTTCAGGGTTTCCTACATTTTCTCACCAACTAAACATAGAGAAATATGTAGCTTACATCTTTGTCAGCTTCGACTTCCTCGGTTATGCCGTTGATGGCCTTGGCGACTCCGTCTCCCTCTCTGTCGACTCCTCCGTCCACCTTGGCCAGATCTCCATCTCCTATATCTCCGGCAACCCTTGCTCCAAGCTCAACCGTAACCCTCTTTGGAATTGTGCTGGCATTGCCGCCATCGAGGTAATGAAGATGCTCAGAATCCGATCCATCGGcctttccctctctctccaCAAAGGCCTTCCTTTAGGTTCCGGACTTGGATCCAGTGCCACTAGCGTCGCCACCGGCATAGTCGCCATCAACGAGATTTTTGGTGGGAAACTTGGCTCTGAGGAGCTCGTACTAGCGAGATTGAAATCGGAGGAGAAGGTTTCGGGTTATCATGCTGATAATGTTGGCCCGGCGGGAAATTTGAGACTGTACTCTGTGTTtagttgctgagaaaatgtagGAAAGTGAACTGGGAAAggaatagagagaaaaagaaaatttggattCTTTTGTTgaattctccttttttttttaaaaaaaaaaaaattataaattgaattgCCTGATAGGAACTGAACTTTAgtagtattttggtaattttgataattgggtaattgggtgggttgggttttacccataataattaggttgggttggatttgggttagaagtaattagttaaatgagttttaatgggtaaatgagttttatgtacccaacccaattatgtcTACCTCAaacccacccaaacccacccatttgccacccctagtcGTGTGCAATGACTTTGGCCTTTGGCTTTATTGTTTTACCACTaaggatttttgtttaaaactatttaaagaaccaagttgtttattttgggtaaaataggtcgattggacttaatttttttttttttagttttattattggtcatttttgttgttgggctaattttttggggtttgtatattttgtttaagatttaatctattaattttttatggcctttaaaaggtagaaaatgctaaaactacaaaatttttacaaattgctaatgtgatgagtggttattagtaagtaaaaagtGATGCAAATGAGCGAACTAGTAAGAATTTACTAccttaataatttgtaaaaacgttgttaaaaagtttgtaactataacattactcttaaaagaattgatAGCATTGTTAAGGGagcaaaatataattttattgaacaaaattgctaaaatttgtactcattaatataataatattttctcaaaaaaaaaaaaaatttaggggagACCATTGTCCTTCT
This genomic stretch from Quercus lobata isolate SW786 chromosome 3, ValleyOak3.0 Primary Assembly, whole genome shotgun sequence harbors:
- the LOC115980810 gene encoding homoserine kinase-like, translating into MGINQIGPKKYVAYIFVSFDFLGYAVDGLGDSVSLSVDSSVHLGQISISYISGNPCSKLNRNPLWNCAGIAAIEVMKMLRIRSIGLSLSLHKGLPLGSGLGSSATSVATGIVAINEIFGGKLGSEELVLARLKSEEKVSGYHADNVGPAGNLRLYSVFSC